A genomic stretch from Podarcis muralis chromosome W, rPodMur119.hap1.1, whole genome shotgun sequence includes:
- the LOC144326384 gene encoding putative cation-transporting ATPase 13A5, whose protein sequence is MLLMLLVAFSVSFFVEDGILQNHRLWLLIKALFRFCSSSQYRKLQRQLEEDAKWPPTSQKDFAEEPKSGAYVNPVYDEVGEN, encoded by the exons atgctgctgatgctgctggtGGCCTTCTCCGTCTCGTTCTTCGTGGAG GATGGCATCCTGCAGAACCACCGCCTCTGGCTTCTGATCAAGGCTCTCTTCCGCTTCTGCTCCTCCAGCCAGTACCGGAAGctgcagcggcagctggaggaggaCGCAAAGTGGCCGCCCACCAGCCAGAAGGACTTTGCAGAAGAGCCCAAGAGTGGCGCTTACGTCAACCCCGTCTATGACGAGGTGGGAGAGAACTAG